The following proteins are encoded in a genomic region of Syngnathus acus chromosome 22, fSynAcu1.2, whole genome shotgun sequence:
- the daam2 gene encoding disheveled-associated activator of morphogenesis 2 isoform X1, with product MPPRKRTRAGLGFLCCFGSSEPPEINLKDSVPLQLLEFSAPMPPAEELHARFSELVDELDLTDKNREAMFALPDEKKWQIYCSKKKEQEDPNKLATSWPDYYIDRINSMAAMQTLFAFDEEEMEMRNKVVEDLKTALRTQPMRFVTRFIELDGLTCLLNFLRSMDYETSESRVHTSVIGCIKALMNNSQGRTHVLAHPQSINTISQSLRTENVKTKVAVLEILGAMCLVPDGHKKVLQAMAHYQKYAAERTRFQTLLNELDRSTGRYRDEVNLKTAIMSFINAVLNAGTGEESLEFRLHLRYEFLMLGIQPVIDKLREHENATLDRHLDFFEMVRNEDDSELAKRFDMTHVDTKSASAMFELIKKKLGYSDAYPHLLSILQHCLQMPYKRGANSMHHWQLLDRILQQIVLQDDQGEDPDLSPLDNFNVKNIIRMLVNENEVRQWRDQAEKFRKEHAELLGKLERKERECETKTQEKEDMMKTLNKMKDKLQREGVELRSAREQVLDLATRINDSISVGSVSFPPPPPPPPGAPTAPAPTAGGFPPPPPPLPFSCPPPPPPPPPPPPGAPPLPPGAPPIFGIPPPPIPSSFNSASTLRSKSIPQPSHPLKSFNWAKLGEHMINGTIWNDIDDLKAFKILDLKDIEKMFSAYQRQQDLLTNQSFKQKDTGSMDDIHVSTRKVKELSVIDGRRAQNCIILLSKLKMSNEEIKRAILEMDEREELAKDMLEQLLKFVPEKSDIDLLEEHKHELERMARADRFLFEMSRIDHYQQRLQALFFKKKFAERLAETKPKVEAILNASKEVIRSNRLTQILEVVLAFGNFMNKGQRGNAFGFKVSSLNKIADTKSSIDRNITMLHYLIMIFEKNYPDTLHIHLDLNTIPEAAKVNLAELEKEVHSIKNGLKALEAELHYQQSRTRERGDKFVPVIGDFITVAGFSFSELEDQLNEAKDKFTKSLKHFGEDEGRMQPDEFFGIFDTFLQSFGEARQDLENMQRRKDEEERRARMEAMLKEQRERERRSKKSGASDEVGGEFDDLVSALRSGEVFDKDLNKFKRNRKRSVNQLTEGGGSGGAGRERAVTKVTY from the exons GATGAGTTGGACTTGACGGATAAGAATAGGGAGGCCATGTTTGCTTTGCCAGATGAGAAGAAATGGCAAATCTACTGCAGTAAAAAGAAG GAACAAGAAGACCCGAACAAGCTGGCTACAAGCTGGCCTGACTACTACATTGACCGAATAAACTCCATGGCTGCT ATGCAGACCCTGTTTGCCTTTGATGAGGAGGAAATGGAAATGAGGAACAAGGTAGTGGAAGATCTGAAGACGGCGCTTCGGACTCAGCCAATGAG GTTTGTGACGCGCTTCATCGAGCTGGACGGCCTCACCTGCCTGCTCAACTTCCTGCGCAGCATGGACTACGAGACCTCGGAGAGCCGCGTGCACACTTCTGTCATCGGGTGCATCAAGGCTCTCATGAACAATTCTCAGGGTCGAACGCACGTGCTGGCTCACCCGCAGAGCATCAACACCATCTCGCAGAGCTTGCGGACGGAGAACGTGAAAACCAAAGTGGCTGTCCTGGAGATTCTCGGGGCAATGTGTTTGGTACCCGACGGACACAAGAAAGTATTGCAGGCCATGGCGCACTACCAGAAATATGCCGCCGAGAGGACTCGTTTTCAG ACGCTGCTGAACGAGCTGGACAGGAGCACGGGGCGCTACAGGGACGAGGTCAACTTGAAAACGGCTATTATGTCCTTCATCAACGCTGTGCTCAACGCTGGAACTGGAGAG GAAAGCCTGGAGTTCCGCCTCCACCTGAGGTATGAATTCTTGATGTTGGGCATCCAACCAGTCATTGACAAGCTTCGAGAGCACGAAAATGCCACGTTGGATCG gcatttggacttttttgaGATGGTACGCAATGAGGACGACTCTGAATTGGCCAAAAGGTTTGACATG ACCCATGTGGACACCAAAAGTGCCAGCGCTATGTTTGAGCTGATTAAAAAGAAGCTGGGCTATTCTGATGCCTACCCGCACCTCCTCTCCATCCTTCAGCACTGCCTACAGATGCCAT ATAAGCGTGGCGCCAACAGCATGCATCACTGGCAGCTTCTCGATAGGATCCTCCAGCAGATTGTCCTGCAGGACGACCAAGGGGAGGACCCCGACCTTTCACCTCTGGATAACTTCAATGTTAAAAACATCATTCGCAT GCTGGTCAATGAGAATGAGGTGAGACAGTGGAGAGACCAGGCCGAGAAGTTCCGAAAAG AACATGCCGAGCTGCTCGGCAAACTGGAGAGGAAGGAGCGAGAGTGCGAGACGAAGACCCAGGAAAAAGAGGACATGATGAAGACTCTGAACAAGATGAAGGATAAACTCCAGCGCGAGGGTGTTGAGCTGCGCTCAGCCAGGGAACAAGTCCTGGATCTAGCAACACGCATCAATGACTCCATTTCG GTGGGCAGTGTGTCTttcccaccaccacctccacctcctccaggAGCTCCCACGGCTCCAGCCCCAACGGCAGGTGGCTTCcctccaccacctcctccGCTGCCCTTCAGCTGCCCACCTccgcccccgccgccgccaccacctccacctggCGCCCCGCCTCTTCCGCCAGGAGCTCCTCCCATTTTTGGAATCCCGCCTCCCCCCATTCCCTCTTCTTTCAATTCGGCAAGCACGCTGCGCTCCAAGTCCATCCCTCAGCCCTCGCATCCGCTGAAATCTTTTAACTGGGCTAAACTCGGAGAG CATATGATCAATGGCACCATCTGGAATGATATTGACGACCTGAAAGCTTTCAAGATCCTTGACCTGAAGGACATCGAGAAGATGTTTTCTGCCTATCAGAGACAGCAG GACCTGCTCACTAACCAATCCTTCAAGCAG AAGGACACCGGCTCAATGGATGACATCCATGTCAGCACGCGGAAAGTCAAGGAGTTGTCAGTCATCGATGGCCGACGAGCCCAGAACTGTATCATCCTCCTTTCAAA ATTAAAAATGAGCAATGAAGAGATCAAGAGGGCGATCCTAGAGATGGATGAGCGAGAAGAGTTGGCCAAGGATATGCTGGAGCAG TTGCTGAAGTTTGTCCCAGAGAAAAGTGACATTGACCTCCTGGAGGAGCACAAACATGAGCTGGAGCGCATGGCCCGAGCAGATCGCTTCCTCTTTGAAATGAGCAG AATTGACCACTACCAGCAGAGACTGCAGGCTCTATTCTTTAAGAAGAAATTTGCAGAGCGCCTCGCTGAAACCAAGCCAAAGGTGGAAG CCATTCTGAACGCTTCCAAGGAGGTGATCCGGAGCAATAGGCTGACACAGATCCTGGAGGTTGTGCTCGCTTTCGGCAACTTCATGAATAAAGGCCAGCGAGGAAATGCTTTTGGCTTCAAGGTCTCCAGCCTCAATAAGATTGCAGACACCAAGTCCAGCATAGACAG GAACATCACCATGTTGCACTACCTGATCATGatctttgaaaaaaactaCCCTGACACGCTGCACATCCATCTGGACCTCAACACCATACCAGAAGCTGCCAAAGTCAA TTTGGCAGAGTTGGAAAAAGAGGTGCACAGTATCAAAAATGGACTGAAGGCTCTTGAAGCG GAGCTGCACTACCAGCAGAGCAGGACGAGGGAACGCGGAGATAAGTTTGTGCCCGTGATTGGTGACTTCATCACCGTGGCTGGCTTCAGCTTCTCTGAACTGGAGGATCAGTTGAACGAGGCCAAGGACAAG TTCACCAAATCTCTGAAGCACTTTGGGGAGGACGAAGGGAGAATGCAGCCAGACGAGTTCTTTGGCATTTTCGACACCTTCTTGCAGTCGTTCGGCGAGGCCCGCCAGgacttggaaaacatgcagAGACGcaaggacgaggaggagaggCGGGCGCGCATGGAGGCCATG CTCAAGGAGCAGCGGGAACGAGAGCGGCGGTCCAAGAAGAGCGGCGCTTCAGACGAGGTCGGAGGGGAATTTGACGACCTGGTGTCGGCCCTGCGTTCGGGCGAGGTTTTTGACAAGGACCTGAACAAATTCAAGCGCAACCGCAAGCGCTCCGTCAACCAGCTGACGGAGGGCGGAGGCAGCGGCGGCGCCGGGCGAGAACGAGCCGTCACAAAAGTCACCTACTAG
- the daam2 gene encoding disheveled-associated activator of morphogenesis 2 isoform X2, whose protein sequence is MPPRKRTRAGLGFLCCFGSSEPPEINLKDSVPLQLLEFSAPMPPAEELHARFSELVDELDLTDKNREAMFALPDEKKWQIYCSKKKEQEDPNKLATSWPDYYIDRINSMAAMQTLFAFDEEEMEMRNKVVEDLKTALRTQPMRFVTRFIELDGLTCLLNFLRSMDYETSESRVHTSVIGCIKALMNNSQGRTHVLAHPQSINTISQSLRTENVKTKVAVLEILGAMCLVPDGHKKVLQAMAHYQKYAAERTRFQTLLNELDRSTGRYRDEVNLKTAIMSFINAVLNAGTGEESLEFRLHLRYEFLMLGIQPVIDKLREHENATLDRHLDFFEMVRNEDDSELAKRFDMTHVDTKSASAMFELIKKKLGYSDAYPHLLSILQHCLQMPYKRGANSMHHWQLLDRILQQIVLQDDQGEDPDLSPLDNFNVKNIIRMLVNENEVRQWRDQAEKFRKEHAELLGKLERKERECETKTQEKEDMMKTLNKMKDKLQREGVELRSAREQVLDLATRINDSISVGSVSFPPPPPPPPGAPTAPAPTAGGFPPPPPPLPFSCPPPPPPPPPPPPGAPPLPPGAPPIFGIPPPPIPSSFNSASTLRSKSIPQPSHPLKSFNWAKLGEHMINGTIWNDIDDLKAFKILDLKDIEKMFSAYQRQQKDTGSMDDIHVSTRKVKELSVIDGRRAQNCIILLSKLKMSNEEIKRAILEMDEREELAKDMLEQLLKFVPEKSDIDLLEEHKHELERMARADRFLFEMSRIDHYQQRLQALFFKKKFAERLAETKPKVEAILNASKEVIRSNRLTQILEVVLAFGNFMNKGQRGNAFGFKVSSLNKIADTKSSIDRNITMLHYLIMIFEKNYPDTLHIHLDLNTIPEAAKVNLAELEKEVHSIKNGLKALEAELHYQQSRTRERGDKFVPVIGDFITVAGFSFSELEDQLNEAKDKFTKSLKHFGEDEGRMQPDEFFGIFDTFLQSFGEARQDLENMQRRKDEEERRARMEAMLKEQRERERRSKKSGASDEVGGEFDDLVSALRSGEVFDKDLNKFKRNRKRSVNQLTEGGGSGGAGRERAVTKVTY, encoded by the exons GATGAGTTGGACTTGACGGATAAGAATAGGGAGGCCATGTTTGCTTTGCCAGATGAGAAGAAATGGCAAATCTACTGCAGTAAAAAGAAG GAACAAGAAGACCCGAACAAGCTGGCTACAAGCTGGCCTGACTACTACATTGACCGAATAAACTCCATGGCTGCT ATGCAGACCCTGTTTGCCTTTGATGAGGAGGAAATGGAAATGAGGAACAAGGTAGTGGAAGATCTGAAGACGGCGCTTCGGACTCAGCCAATGAG GTTTGTGACGCGCTTCATCGAGCTGGACGGCCTCACCTGCCTGCTCAACTTCCTGCGCAGCATGGACTACGAGACCTCGGAGAGCCGCGTGCACACTTCTGTCATCGGGTGCATCAAGGCTCTCATGAACAATTCTCAGGGTCGAACGCACGTGCTGGCTCACCCGCAGAGCATCAACACCATCTCGCAGAGCTTGCGGACGGAGAACGTGAAAACCAAAGTGGCTGTCCTGGAGATTCTCGGGGCAATGTGTTTGGTACCCGACGGACACAAGAAAGTATTGCAGGCCATGGCGCACTACCAGAAATATGCCGCCGAGAGGACTCGTTTTCAG ACGCTGCTGAACGAGCTGGACAGGAGCACGGGGCGCTACAGGGACGAGGTCAACTTGAAAACGGCTATTATGTCCTTCATCAACGCTGTGCTCAACGCTGGAACTGGAGAG GAAAGCCTGGAGTTCCGCCTCCACCTGAGGTATGAATTCTTGATGTTGGGCATCCAACCAGTCATTGACAAGCTTCGAGAGCACGAAAATGCCACGTTGGATCG gcatttggacttttttgaGATGGTACGCAATGAGGACGACTCTGAATTGGCCAAAAGGTTTGACATG ACCCATGTGGACACCAAAAGTGCCAGCGCTATGTTTGAGCTGATTAAAAAGAAGCTGGGCTATTCTGATGCCTACCCGCACCTCCTCTCCATCCTTCAGCACTGCCTACAGATGCCAT ATAAGCGTGGCGCCAACAGCATGCATCACTGGCAGCTTCTCGATAGGATCCTCCAGCAGATTGTCCTGCAGGACGACCAAGGGGAGGACCCCGACCTTTCACCTCTGGATAACTTCAATGTTAAAAACATCATTCGCAT GCTGGTCAATGAGAATGAGGTGAGACAGTGGAGAGACCAGGCCGAGAAGTTCCGAAAAG AACATGCCGAGCTGCTCGGCAAACTGGAGAGGAAGGAGCGAGAGTGCGAGACGAAGACCCAGGAAAAAGAGGACATGATGAAGACTCTGAACAAGATGAAGGATAAACTCCAGCGCGAGGGTGTTGAGCTGCGCTCAGCCAGGGAACAAGTCCTGGATCTAGCAACACGCATCAATGACTCCATTTCG GTGGGCAGTGTGTCTttcccaccaccacctccacctcctccaggAGCTCCCACGGCTCCAGCCCCAACGGCAGGTGGCTTCcctccaccacctcctccGCTGCCCTTCAGCTGCCCACCTccgcccccgccgccgccaccacctccacctggCGCCCCGCCTCTTCCGCCAGGAGCTCCTCCCATTTTTGGAATCCCGCCTCCCCCCATTCCCTCTTCTTTCAATTCGGCAAGCACGCTGCGCTCCAAGTCCATCCCTCAGCCCTCGCATCCGCTGAAATCTTTTAACTGGGCTAAACTCGGAGAG CATATGATCAATGGCACCATCTGGAATGATATTGACGACCTGAAAGCTTTCAAGATCCTTGACCTGAAGGACATCGAGAAGATGTTTTCTGCCTATCAGAGACAGCAG AAGGACACCGGCTCAATGGATGACATCCATGTCAGCACGCGGAAAGTCAAGGAGTTGTCAGTCATCGATGGCCGACGAGCCCAGAACTGTATCATCCTCCTTTCAAA ATTAAAAATGAGCAATGAAGAGATCAAGAGGGCGATCCTAGAGATGGATGAGCGAGAAGAGTTGGCCAAGGATATGCTGGAGCAG TTGCTGAAGTTTGTCCCAGAGAAAAGTGACATTGACCTCCTGGAGGAGCACAAACATGAGCTGGAGCGCATGGCCCGAGCAGATCGCTTCCTCTTTGAAATGAGCAG AATTGACCACTACCAGCAGAGACTGCAGGCTCTATTCTTTAAGAAGAAATTTGCAGAGCGCCTCGCTGAAACCAAGCCAAAGGTGGAAG CCATTCTGAACGCTTCCAAGGAGGTGATCCGGAGCAATAGGCTGACACAGATCCTGGAGGTTGTGCTCGCTTTCGGCAACTTCATGAATAAAGGCCAGCGAGGAAATGCTTTTGGCTTCAAGGTCTCCAGCCTCAATAAGATTGCAGACACCAAGTCCAGCATAGACAG GAACATCACCATGTTGCACTACCTGATCATGatctttgaaaaaaactaCCCTGACACGCTGCACATCCATCTGGACCTCAACACCATACCAGAAGCTGCCAAAGTCAA TTTGGCAGAGTTGGAAAAAGAGGTGCACAGTATCAAAAATGGACTGAAGGCTCTTGAAGCG GAGCTGCACTACCAGCAGAGCAGGACGAGGGAACGCGGAGATAAGTTTGTGCCCGTGATTGGTGACTTCATCACCGTGGCTGGCTTCAGCTTCTCTGAACTGGAGGATCAGTTGAACGAGGCCAAGGACAAG TTCACCAAATCTCTGAAGCACTTTGGGGAGGACGAAGGGAGAATGCAGCCAGACGAGTTCTTTGGCATTTTCGACACCTTCTTGCAGTCGTTCGGCGAGGCCCGCCAGgacttggaaaacatgcagAGACGcaaggacgaggaggagaggCGGGCGCGCATGGAGGCCATG CTCAAGGAGCAGCGGGAACGAGAGCGGCGGTCCAAGAAGAGCGGCGCTTCAGACGAGGTCGGAGGGGAATTTGACGACCTGGTGTCGGCCCTGCGTTCGGGCGAGGTTTTTGACAAGGACCTGAACAAATTCAAGCGCAACCGCAAGCGCTCCGTCAACCAGCTGACGGAGGGCGGAGGCAGCGGCGGCGCCGGGCGAGAACGAGCCGTCACAAAAGTCACCTACTAG